One window of Saimiri boliviensis isolate mSaiBol1 chromosome 4, mSaiBol1.pri, whole genome shotgun sequence genomic DNA carries:
- the LOC141584131 gene encoding ret finger protein-like 4B, whose translation MAQKLQAELTCPICLDFFYAPVSLSCAHLFCFDCIENWMLETDDLKVMCPLCRVIVEAPFLEEWQVRTISLITKQHDSIFEKTLHVRKELQHYWEDVTLDAATASSHLVFSNDLRSAQCGTIHHDLTKDSRLTCVLGTPCFLSGQHYWEVKVGDVKSWSLGICKESADRKSSDLSPEHGFWIISKEAGAIHANANLERIPVSPGLHCVGIFLDVDLEEIQFFDVENNAHIYTHDSVSSSEPLRPFFYLELPREGESGTVLNICPLRKSARPRSL comes from the coding sequence ATGGCCCAAAAACTGCAAGCAGAGTTGACCTGTCCAATTTGTCTGGATTTTTTCTATGCTCCCGTTTCTCTCTCTTGTGCACACCTTTTCTGCTTTGACTGCATTGAGAATTGGATGCTAGAAACGGATGATTTGAAAGTGATGTGCCCCTTGTGTCGAGTAATAGTGGAGGCACCTTTTTTGGAAGAATGGCAAGTGAGAACCATATCACTTATCACCAAGCAGCATGATTCCATATTTGAGAAAACTCTGCATGTGAGGAAGGAGCTCCAGCATTACTGGGAGGATGTGACCCTGGATGCAGCCACTGCCAGCTCCCACCTTGTCTTCTCCAATGATCTGAGAAGTGCTCAGTGTGGGACGATCCACCACGACCTGACAAAAGATTCCAGGCTGACCTGTGTCCTGGGTACTCCCTGCTTCCTCTCCGGCCAACATTACTGGGAAGTTAAAGTGGGAGATGTGAAGTCGTGGTCCCTTGGCATCTGCAAGGAGTCGGCTGACAGAAAGAGCAGTGATTTATCCCCTGAGCATGGCTTCTGGATTATTAGCAAGGAGGCAGGAGCAATCCATGCTAATGCCAACCTGGAGAGAATTCCTGTAAGCCCTGGCCTTCACTGTGTGGGAATTTTCCTGGATGTTGACTTGGAAGAAATCCAGTTTTTTGATGTGGAAAATAATGCCCACATCTATACGCATGACTCTGTCTCCTCTTCGGAGCCTTTGCGTCCATTCTTCTATCTTGAGCTGCCGAGAGAAGGGGAGAGTGGTACTGTCCTGAACATCTGTCCCCTGAGAAAATCAGCCCGTCCTAGAAGCTTGTGA